A window from Chryseobacterium vaccae encodes these proteins:
- the lipB gene encoding lipoyl(octanoyl) transferase LipB: MNTNQNKAVAFEDLGIKEYQPAWDYQESLMKNIIDTKIKNRDLPAEQHITTPNHLLFVEHPHVYTLGKSGHEENMLAGIDKLKEIEATFVKTNRGGDITYHGYGQIVGYPVLDLENFFTDIHLYMRNLEEVIIRTIGDYGLKGERSPGETGVWLDVGKPYARKICAMGVKASRWVTLHGFALNVNTDMRYFEYIIPCGIKDKQVTSLKRELERDLTPEEMEDVKAKIRKHFADVFQAELLYK; this comes from the coding sequence ATGAATACAAATCAGAATAAAGCAGTCGCATTTGAAGATCTGGGCATCAAAGAATATCAGCCCGCCTGGGATTACCAGGAAAGTCTGATGAAAAATATCATCGATACCAAAATTAAAAACCGCGACCTTCCTGCAGAACAGCATATTACTACGCCTAATCACCTCCTTTTTGTGGAACATCCTCACGTTTACACATTGGGCAAAAGCGGACATGAAGAAAATATGCTTGCCGGAATTGACAAGCTAAAAGAGATTGAAGCTACTTTTGTGAAAACCAACCGCGGTGGTGATATTACCTATCACGGCTATGGACAGATTGTAGGCTACCCGGTTCTGGATCTTGAAAATTTCTTTACGGATATTCATCTGTATATGAGAAATCTGGAAGAAGTAATCATCAGAACCATTGGTGACTACGGTCTTAAAGGAGAGCGTTCTCCGGGAGAAACAGGAGTATGGCTGGATGTAGGTAAACCTTATGCCAGAAAGATCTGCGCCATGGGAGTGAAAGCTTCCCGATGGGTTACCCTTCACGGTTTTGCCCTGAATGTAAATACAGATATGCGCTATTTTGAATATATTATTCCATGCGGTATCAAAGACAAGCAGGTAACTTCTTTAAAAAGAGAACTTGAAAGAGATCTGACACCAGAGGAAATGGAAGACGTAAAAGCCAAGATCAGAAAGCATTTTGCAGATGTTTTCCAGGCTGAGCTTCTTTACAAATAA